A genomic region of Thermoanaerobaculia bacterium contains the following coding sequences:
- a CDS encoding YIP1 family protein, which yields MQSHSPLPWEEYKESCSIKILAQTIVEILKNPSGSLGSLKNDGRWKKPTYFAMVVVFTGLLFSSAWSVLIIMGMKFPEPEPPGVSVSPVSLFSTFFGVLLVLIPLLVTISTIMYSSVLHGFLRLYGEGKAGFNVTYKVICYSSASCIAGIIPLLGWIIPAIWGFGLVMVGTLKAHSLKPWKGIVATFIASVIFLAILMVILFGILYLYIAMRPDLELLPSLSS from the coding sequence ATGCAAAGCCACTCGCCATTGCCGTGGGAAGAATATAAAGAATCCTGCTCAATCAAGATCCTTGCACAAACAATTGTTGAGATACTGAAAAACCCTTCTGGATCATTGGGTTCACTTAAAAATGACGGCAGGTGGAAAAAACCGACTTATTTTGCGATGGTTGTTGTATTCACAGGATTACTCTTTAGCAGTGCATGGTCCGTCCTTATAATCATGGGAATGAAATTTCCTGAACCCGAACCACCCGGGGTGAGCGTGAGCCCGGTCTCTCTCTTCAGTACATTCTTTGGAGTACTTCTTGTATTAATTCCACTACTTGTCACCATCAGTACGATCATGTATTCGTCTGTTCTGCATGGATTTTTACGCTTGTACGGTGAAGGAAAGGCTGGTTTCAATGTCACTTACAAAGTCATTTGCTATTCATCTGCTTCCTGTATCGCGGGCATCATCCCTCTGCTAGGTTGGATCATACCGGCAATATGGGGATTCGGGTTAGTGATGGTTGGCACATTAAAAGCTCATTCCCTGAAACCCTGGAAGGGTATCGTGGCAACATTCATTGCGTCGGTGATTTTCCTGGCCATACTCATGGTGATATTGTTTGGAATCTTGTACTTATACATCGCCATGAGACCAGATCTTGAACTGTTGCCTTCTCTCAGCAGTTGA
- a CDS encoding DUF4282 domain-containing protein gives MSDQAWFVSVNGAAMEGQHTAEEVTSIINGNPAASILVWKEGMAAWAPPSDVPEFAGAVSAPPPPPRQAPTPPGPAIRHPRPQQGGHALAEQAGVFKSLFDFKFDNFITPKIISIIYGICMVLIGLGFLFMIYNAFKGIINGIRWDTMKVTFMGFFMLILSPILTLIYLAFTRMFFEVVIVLFKIKENTSIMADASKK, from the coding sequence ATGTCGGATCAAGCATGGTTTGTGTCAGTCAACGGAGCGGCCATGGAAGGCCAGCACACCGCCGAGGAAGTGACTTCGATCATCAACGGAAACCCCGCTGCTTCCATCCTTGTATGGAAGGAGGGCATGGCGGCATGGGCTCCCCCCTCGGACGTTCCTGAATTTGCGGGAGCCGTTTCCGCTCCCCCGCCGCCCCCTCGACAGGCCCCCACCCCCCCGGGACCGGCCATCCGGCATCCCCGGCCTCAGCAGGGCGGCCACGCCCTGGCCGAACAGGCGGGCGTGTTCAAATCCCTCTTCGATTTCAAGTTTGACAACTTCATCACGCCGAAGATCATTTCGATCATCTACGGAATATGCATGGTCCTCATCGGCCTGGGATTTCTCTTCATGATCTACAACGCCTTCAAGGGCATCATCAACGGGATCCGCTGGGACACCATGAAAGTAACCTTCATGGGCTTCTTCATGCTGATCCTCTCCCCTATCCTGACCCTGATCTACCTCGCCTTCACGAGGATGTTCTTCGAAGTGGTGATCGTCCTCTTCAAGATCAAGGAGAACACCTCCATCATGGCCGACGCCTCGAAAAAATAA
- a CDS encoding RDD family protein, with the protein MANLQYSLPDTGGPQNYELGAHEVSVGRAEGNAIVLRDESISRLHAHIRKTPKGFLLVDNDSANGTFVNNKKVKEHLLEHGDEIRFGKTMVVFSDPPDPDATVMIDTTSYVEELKAQAAAKAAEESAASAPPPPAPQAPPPPAAAAPPPPAPLQSPAPPSPPTPPPAQAAPPPPRPAAPPPPRPAAPPPPPARPAAPPPPRPQAPPPPRAAAPPPPPRPGAVPPPRPGAVSRPAPQRMAAPSAITGFAGFWIRLLAYVLDSLLLGVIIMVIYIPAGFIIGPMAMRNPGLAMAITSLVFLLVSVLSILYILYFWAVKGATPGKKIIGLKIIREDGVEPMGWGKAALRLLGYILSGMIMYIGFIMIAFTDRKRGLHDMIAGTLVVKTR; encoded by the coding sequence ATGGCAAACCTTCAGTACTCCCTTCCCGATACAGGCGGTCCTCAAAATTATGAACTGGGTGCGCACGAGGTTTCCGTCGGCCGGGCCGAAGGCAATGCGATCGTTCTTCGGGATGAATCAATTTCCCGGCTTCATGCCCACATTCGAAAGACGCCCAAGGGATTTTTACTGGTCGATAACGACAGTGCCAATGGAACCTTCGTCAACAACAAGAAAGTCAAAGAACATCTCCTGGAGCATGGAGATGAGATTCGATTCGGGAAGACGATGGTGGTCTTTTCCGATCCTCCCGACCCTGACGCCACCGTCATGATTGATACGACGTCCTACGTGGAAGAGCTGAAGGCCCAGGCCGCCGCAAAGGCCGCGGAAGAGAGTGCAGCTTCTGCTCCTCCGCCTCCGGCACCTCAGGCTCCTCCTCCGCCAGCCGCTGCCGCTCCGCCGCCTCCCGCTCCGCTTCAGTCCCCTGCGCCTCCTTCACCTCCAACTCCGCCTCCGGCCCAGGCGGCGCCGCCACCTCCACGACCGGCCGCACCTCCACCGCCCCGCCCCGCTGCGCCTCCACCGCCTCCCGCACGTCCTGCAGCACCTCCACCTCCTCGTCCTCAGGCGCCTCCGCCGCCCCGTGCTGCTGCGCCGCCCCCCCCTCCGAGACCCGGTGCCGTACCTCCCCCTCGACCGGGAGCCGTCTCCCGCCCTGCTCCACAGCGAATGGCTGCTCCCTCCGCTATCACCGGATTTGCCGGCTTCTGGATCCGACTCCTGGCCTATGTTCTGGACAGCCTGCTTTTGGGTGTAATCATCATGGTGATCTACATCCCCGCCGGCTTCATCATCGGCCCCATGGCCATGCGCAATCCCGGCCTGGCGATGGCGATCACCTCCCTCGTCTTTCTGCTCGTTTCGGTTCTGAGCATTCTCTACATTCTCTACTTCTGGGCCGTGAAGGGTGCCACACCGGGAAAGAAGATCATTGGCCTGAAGATCATACGGGAAGACGGCGTCGAGCCCATGGGGTGGGGGAAAGCCGCCCTTCGTCTCCTCGGGTACATCCTCAGCGGTATGATTATGTACATCGGCTTTATTATGATCGCCTTCACCGACCGCAAACGTGGTCTCCATGACATGATCGCGGGAACCCTCGTCGTCAAAACCCGATAG
- a CDS encoding sulfite exporter TauE/SafE family protein produces the protein MIDLGQILLLALIFFVISLLFSMVGLGGGILYVPILLFAGYTLNQAPGISLMLIMGTSLAALVTFWRSHRVDWKLALVIDPPTDIMAFLGGYFNTLVSESLLRGLLAVVLMVAGTFMLRASRSLRVRNLPADQWWIWVRRFRGFEYRVNLPLVLTATALIGVLSGMLGISGGIIKLPIMVLLCGVPMDIAVATSTVMVAVTALSGLAGHAIQGQVDWHTGLILTLAALAGGFLGGRVSTSMDRIRLQKLFGLIVWIIALRIAFHWIF, from the coding sequence TTGATTGATTTGGGACAGATCCTTCTTCTTGCACTGATCTTTTTTGTCATCTCCTTGCTCTTCTCCATGGTCGGACTGGGCGGGGGCATCCTCTATGTTCCCATCCTTCTCTTCGCGGGTTACACCCTCAACCAGGCCCCGGGAATCAGCCTTATGCTGATCATGGGTACCTCCCTGGCCGCTCTCGTAACCTTCTGGCGAAGCCACAGGGTGGACTGGAAGCTGGCTCTCGTCATTGACCCGCCGACTGACATCATGGCCTTTCTGGGAGGTTACTTCAACACTCTGGTTTCCGAATCTCTGCTGCGCGGGCTACTCGCCGTTGTCCTCATGGTGGCGGGCACCTTCATGCTTCGTGCATCACGCTCTCTTCGTGTCCGCAACCTGCCTGCGGACCAGTGGTGGATCTGGGTACGCCGGTTCCGAGGGTTCGAGTACCGTGTCAACCTGCCCCTGGTACTTACCGCCACCGCCTTGATCGGGGTCCTGTCCGGCATGCTGGGGATCTCCGGCGGAATCATCAAGCTCCCGATCATGGTGCTGTTGTGCGGAGTCCCCATGGACATCGCGGTCGCCACATCCACCGTGATGGTGGCCGTGACGGCCCTGTCCGGCCTGGCCGGTCACGCGATCCAGGGTCAGGTGGACTGGCACACGGGTTTGATCCTGACCCTGGCGGCCCTGGCCGGGGGATTCCTTGGCGGAAGGGTGTCCACATCGATGGATCGGATTCGGCTGCAGAAGCTATTCGGACTGATCGTCTGGATTATCGCCCTCCGAATCGCCTTTCACTGGATTTTCTGA
- a CDS encoding saccharopine dehydrogenase C-terminal domain-containing protein — translation MKITILGAGTVGAIIARDLAGQSDLEVTACDANPARLTPLKSHQIETRKIDLARADAIEESVKDADIVVGALPGFLGFKMLKTLIELGKRIVDVSFMPENPLSLNDMAQKHGVSVVVDMGVAPGMSNFLVGHAVSELESVEEIKIYVGGLPVDRKLPFQYKAPFSPIDVIEEYTRPARYVDYGHIHTVPALSDVELIDFPGIGTLEAFFTDGLRTLLYTVKVPHMVEKTMRYPGHAALISTLKSIGFFNDGLVDAGEVKARPIDLTSTLLLDCWRIEPEDREFTAMRVIIRGSQGGQKRQYSYELVDFKDEATGNTSMARTTGFPCAVATRLMADDLITTSGIIVPEILGQNPDIFTKVMEALKDRGIRITETITDL, via the coding sequence ATGAAAATCACCATTCTTGGTGCCGGCACCGTCGGGGCCATTATCGCCAGAGACCTCGCCGGCCAGTCGGACCTGGAGGTAACTGCCTGCGATGCCAACCCCGCCCGTCTGACTCCACTGAAATCCCATCAGATCGAGACTCGAAAGATCGATCTGGCCCGTGCGGATGCCATTGAAGAGTCGGTCAAGGACGCGGACATCGTTGTAGGAGCCCTTCCGGGCTTTCTTGGGTTCAAGATGCTCAAAACCCTCATCGAACTGGGGAAACGAATCGTGGATGTCTCTTTCATGCCGGAGAATCCTCTTTCCCTGAACGACATGGCCCAGAAGCACGGCGTCAGTGTGGTCGTGGACATGGGCGTCGCCCCAGGAATGAGCAACTTTCTCGTGGGACACGCGGTCAGCGAGCTGGAAAGCGTGGAGGAGATCAAGATCTATGTGGGCGGATTACCTGTCGACAGAAAACTTCCTTTCCAGTACAAGGCGCCCTTTTCCCCCATCGATGTCATCGAAGAGTACACCCGTCCGGCCCGCTATGTCGACTACGGTCATATCCACACGGTTCCCGCCCTTTCCGACGTGGAACTCATCGATTTCCCCGGAATCGGCACCCTTGAAGCCTTTTTTACCGATGGTCTGCGTACTCTACTGTACACGGTCAAAGTACCCCACATGGTGGAAAAGACAATGCGGTACCCGGGCCATGCAGCCCTGATTTCAACCCTGAAATCGATCGGATTTTTCAACGACGGTCTTGTCGATGCGGGAGAGGTGAAGGCCCGTCCCATCGATCTCACCTCGACGCTCCTGCTGGACTGCTGGCGTATCGAGCCCGAGGATCGGGAATTCACCGCCATGCGGGTCATCATTCGAGGCAGCCAGGGCGGACAGAAACGTCAGTATTCCTACGAACTCGTGGATTTCAAGGATGAAGCCACGGGCAATACTTCCATGGCCCGTACTACAGGATTCCCCTGTGCTGTGGCTACACGTCTAATGGCGGATGATCTGATCACGACTTCGGGAATTATCGTGCCCGAAATTCTGGGTCAAAACCCGGACATCTTTACGAAGGTCATGGAAGCCTTGAAAGATCGGGGCATCAGGATCACGGAAACGATTACGGACCTCTAA
- a CDS encoding MFS transporter: protein MSEGKKKFPFIFWLVIVFEFFERGSYYGVMSILSVYLTDKLGFAKESVGIIKGTIQPLLYFLPILAGAIADRFGYRRTLMVAFALLGTGYFLTSTATTYTWVFIFLVIMGLGAGTFKPIISSSIARTTDKSNSALGFGIYYWSINLGAFLFPLILVPFLKANFSWSTVLIAAAIGTGAMLIPTLFMYREPPKPEAKKTANLIQTLADAFEIIYSPLILIYRACGTKKGLRMIASILFLAFLGYGIFSYVRPRETSLAAPGMTFPEGDVILDLHIDRNQSIPDDYEVSLTEGAGSRTVLTTVLYHPDRLDAYQNDLLAELKKEGLPESLTTDDLADMVTRAQKSPFLQLTEASDSTPFAVTPDPETNSIIISVKDPEAYSTYKDSLLDTLRRDSRLLTLPDGTLDTLFTRGQKRPFLLLFVGILLLFALIILGLEPRYKASMRGKRPIFILLILFAAMGMLWGLPALSLFARIVCTVIFTTVLSIFLMDFQDITRYRDHWHFLLLVFLYSGFWILYFQMFDSVLWYVQAYVNAESLNNAVNALINNMLGIHYTWRFDVEHVTVMNAGTIILLQLIISNIVKNKKALPTMIFGILLGTIGMAILAVSTGIWVFLAGITIFSIGEMTAHPKFISYVGQTAPKDRVATYMGYIFLYGVIGSSIGAVVGANLYVKFVDNMNQPRVLWIIFSMIGVATIVALLLYNKFLAVHEED, encoded by the coding sequence ATGTCTGAAGGGAAGAAAAAATTTCCCTTTATTTTCTGGCTGGTCATCGTATTTGAATTTTTTGAACGAGGCTCCTACTACGGGGTGATGAGCATATTGTCGGTCTACCTGACTGACAAGCTGGGATTTGCCAAGGAAAGTGTGGGCATCATCAAGGGGACGATCCAGCCCCTGCTCTATTTTCTGCCCATCCTGGCGGGCGCCATTGCCGATCGCTTCGGTTACCGCAGGACGCTCATGGTTGCTTTTGCCCTGCTGGGAACCGGGTACTTCCTGACCTCCACGGCAACTACATACACGTGGGTTTTCATCTTCCTGGTCATCATGGGCCTGGGTGCCGGAACCTTCAAGCCGATCATTTCCTCTTCCATTGCACGTACCACTGACAAATCCAACAGTGCCCTCGGATTCGGCATCTACTACTGGTCCATCAACCTGGGAGCCTTTCTCTTCCCCCTGATTCTGGTCCCCTTTCTCAAGGCCAACTTCAGCTGGAGCACCGTTCTGATCGCTGCCGCCATCGGAACCGGTGCGATGCTTATTCCCACGCTCTTCATGTATCGGGAACCACCCAAACCGGAAGCGAAAAAAACCGCGAACCTGATTCAGACCCTCGCCGATGCCTTTGAGATTATCTACTCCCCCCTGATTCTGATCTACCGGGCCTGCGGTACGAAAAAGGGCCTCAGGATGATCGCTTCGATCCTCTTCCTCGCCTTCCTCGGGTACGGCATTTTCTCTTATGTTCGGCCCCGCGAAACCTCTCTTGCCGCTCCGGGAATGACCTTCCCGGAGGGGGATGTCATTTTGGACCTGCATATCGACCGCAACCAGTCGATTCCCGACGATTACGAAGTGTCCCTCACAGAAGGAGCAGGCTCGAGGACTGTCCTTACCACCGTGCTCTATCATCCCGACAGGCTGGACGCCTACCAGAACGATCTGCTCGCGGAGCTGAAGAAAGAGGGCCTGCCGGAATCCCTCACGACGGACGACCTTGCCGACATGGTCACGCGGGCTCAGAAATCACCCTTCCTCCAGTTGACGGAGGCCTCCGATTCCACACCCTTTGCCGTTACCCCAGATCCGGAAACCAACTCCATCATCATTTCCGTAAAAGATCCAGAGGCTTATTCCACCTATAAAGACTCTCTTCTGGACACCCTGCGGAGGGACAGCCGGCTTCTTACCCTTCCCGATGGGACCCTGGACACTCTTTTTACACGGGGGCAGAAACGCCCCTTCCTCCTTCTCTTTGTCGGGATCCTGCTCCTCTTCGCTCTCATCATCCTCGGGCTCGAACCCAGGTACAAAGCCTCGATGCGGGGAAAGCGTCCTATCTTCATCCTGCTAATTCTTTTTGCCGCGATGGGAATGCTGTGGGGACTTCCGGCACTTTCCCTCTTCGCCCGGATTGTCTGCACCGTTATTTTCACGACTGTGCTGTCCATCTTTCTCATGGACTTTCAGGACATCACCCGGTACCGGGACCACTGGCACTTTCTCCTTCTGGTCTTTCTCTATTCAGGGTTCTGGATTCTCTACTTCCAGATGTTCGATTCGGTCCTCTGGTACGTCCAGGCCTATGTGAACGCCGAATCGCTGAATAACGCTGTCAACGCACTCATTAACAATATGCTCGGGATTCACTACACCTGGCGGTTTGACGTGGAACACGTCACCGTCATGAACGCCGGGACGATCATCCTCCTTCAGCTGATCATCTCCAACATCGTAAAAAATAAAAAGGCTCTCCCCACAATGATCTTCGGGATCCTCCTCGGAACGATCGGCATGGCAATTCTGGCCGTTTCCACCGGAATCTGGGTCTTTTTGGCCGGCATCACGATCTTTTCCATTGGAGAAATGACCGCCCATCCGAAGTTCATCTCCTACGTCGGGCAGACCGCCCCAAAAGACCGCGTGGCGACGTACATGGGCTATATCTTCCTGTATGGCGTGATCGGGTCTTCCATCGGGGCCGTCGTGGGAGCCAACCTCTATGTGAAATTCGTGGACAACATGAACCAGCCCAGGGTCTTATGGATCATCTTTTCCATGATCGGAGTTGCGACCATCGTGGCCCTTCTTCTTTACAACAAGTTCCTGGCCGTCCATGAGGAGGACTAG
- a CDS encoding RDD family protein, translating to MATIRFSIPGENRLEDLNLDREEISIGRVEGNAVVLKDEGVSRLHARIRLTPRGFAVIDNGSANGTWVNGKRVEEALLKDGDEIMIGKTVILFSDREDPGATVRFNVAKVMNDVSKIKAKQTVPVASRPTTPARPSLRKTASVNPGKIVPPLRSIESRHYAGFWIRLVAYVIDSIVLSILCGLVMIPAAFLTFTTREDLTATILIIVGTGTLCSILSVGYLVVFWAKSGATLGKKMLGLKIVRDDSDTPLGYGKAFLRLLGYMLSNVILYAGFIMVAFTRRKQGLHDYVAGTVVIRTR from the coding sequence GTGGCCACGATTCGATTTTCCATTCCGGGTGAAAACAGGCTCGAAGATCTCAATCTCGACCGGGAAGAGATCTCCATCGGCCGTGTCGAGGGAAATGCAGTTGTTCTGAAGGACGAAGGAGTATCCCGTCTGCATGCCAGAATTCGTCTAACCCCCCGTGGGTTTGCCGTGATCGACAACGGTAGCGCCAATGGGACATGGGTGAATGGGAAGCGGGTAGAGGAAGCGCTTCTGAAGGATGGGGACGAAATCATGATCGGGAAGACGGTGATCCTCTTCAGTGACAGGGAAGATCCCGGTGCAACAGTGCGCTTCAATGTCGCCAAGGTTATGAATGACGTGAGCAAGATTAAGGCAAAGCAGACCGTCCCGGTCGCTTCCCGCCCGACGACCCCGGCCCGACCTTCCCTCCGGAAGACAGCTTCGGTGAACCCCGGGAAGATCGTACCACCGTTACGGTCCATTGAATCCAGGCACTATGCGGGGTTCTGGATCCGGCTTGTGGCCTACGTCATTGACTCCATCGTGCTCTCGATCCTGTGCGGCCTGGTCATGATCCCGGCTGCTTTCCTCACTTTTACAACCCGGGAAGACCTGACAGCCACGATTCTGATCATCGTGGGCACAGGTACGCTCTGTTCGATTCTTTCCGTGGGGTATCTGGTCGTCTTCTGGGCAAAGAGCGGCGCGACCCTGGGGAAGAAAATGCTGGGGCTGAAGATTGTGCGGGACGACTCCGATACCCCCCTGGGGTACGGCAAAGCCTTTCTTCGGTTGCTGGGCTACATGCTGTCGAATGTTATTCTCTATGCCGGTTTTATCATGGTGGCCTTCACCCGGCGGAAGCAGGGTCTCCATGACTATGTGGCCGGAACGGTGGTCATCCGCACGCGCTGA
- a CDS encoding aconitate hydratase, with amino-acid sequence MKKNLTQKLIESHRVEGEIVPGQEIGIKIDQTLTQDATGTMVMLELEAMGLNRVVTDLSAQYVDHNLLQTDFKNADDHLFLQSACERYGIWFSRPGNGVSHPVHMERFGKPGATLLGSDSHTCAAGSLGMLAIGSGGLEVALAMAGEPFYVPMPYVCGVSLTGNLPPWVSAKDIILEMLRRRGVDGGLGRIFEYYGPGLDHLTAMDRHVIANMGAELGATTSVFPSDLQTLRFLRSQHREEDYQEMCADEGATYDDHEEVDLSALEPLIALPGSPGNVVPVKEVAGREIYQAYIGSSANPGLRDFAIPAMMVEGQRVHTSVSFDINPTSRQILENLMDLGHLQRLVHAGARIHQAGCNGCIGMGQAPATDRISLRTVPRNFPGRSGTREDQVYLCSPETAAASALTGKITDPRTLSMEYPKFEEPERIRLNTEALMPPGNPDSRPNLIQGPNIVPIPLFPALPDTLDIPVLLKVGGDISTDEIMPAGARVLPFRSNIPEISRFVFEGVDSTFYERAMDHQETGFCLVAGTNYGQGSSREHASLAPRFLGLRVVLARSFARIHRKNLINFGILPLTFIENSDYDRLDRGHRFRLTDLHRHVREGDRIEGKIEGKMSPLRLRIDLSPRERKTVMAGGLINLTRGAKTHPPSNPGKEES; translated from the coding sequence GTGAAGAAGAACCTGACCCAAAAATTAATTGAGAGTCATCGAGTAGAAGGGGAAATTGTCCCCGGACAGGAAATCGGGATCAAAATCGATCAGACGTTGACCCAGGATGCCACGGGTACCATGGTGATGCTGGAACTGGAAGCCATGGGGCTGAACCGGGTAGTCACTGATCTATCCGCGCAATACGTGGACCACAACCTGCTGCAGACTGATTTTAAAAATGCAGATGACCATCTCTTTCTCCAGAGTGCCTGTGAGCGATATGGGATCTGGTTCAGCCGGCCGGGAAACGGGGTCAGCCATCCTGTTCACATGGAGCGGTTCGGGAAGCCCGGAGCAACCCTTCTGGGTTCCGACAGCCATACGTGTGCCGCCGGTTCTCTGGGAATGCTGGCGATCGGATCGGGCGGACTGGAAGTCGCCCTGGCCATGGCTGGAGAACCCTTCTATGTACCCATGCCCTATGTGTGCGGGGTCAGCCTGACCGGAAATCTTCCACCCTGGGTCAGTGCCAAGGATATCATCCTGGAGATGCTTCGCCGAAGAGGAGTAGATGGCGGGCTTGGCCGGATCTTTGAATACTATGGCCCCGGATTGGACCACCTCACCGCCATGGATCGTCACGTAATCGCCAACATGGGGGCCGAGCTGGGCGCCACAACTTCCGTCTTCCCTTCCGATCTTCAAACCCTGCGTTTCCTCCGGAGTCAGCACCGGGAAGAAGATTACCAGGAAATGTGCGCCGACGAAGGAGCCACCTACGATGATCACGAGGAAGTAGATCTCTCTGCCCTGGAACCGTTGATTGCCCTTCCGGGAAGTCCGGGAAATGTCGTTCCGGTCAAAGAGGTAGCCGGACGGGAGATCTATCAGGCGTATATCGGATCATCCGCAAACCCGGGACTCCGTGATTTTGCAATACCGGCAATGATGGTTGAGGGACAAAGGGTACACACCAGTGTCTCCTTTGACATCAACCCCACCTCGCGGCAGATTCTTGAAAACCTCATGGACCTGGGACACCTTCAACGCCTGGTTCACGCCGGAGCCCGCATTCACCAGGCTGGATGTAACGGATGCATCGGAATGGGACAGGCGCCAGCCACGGACCGCATAAGTCTCCGAACTGTTCCCCGGAATTTTCCAGGTCGATCGGGAACCAGAGAGGATCAGGTGTATCTGTGCAGTCCGGAAACCGCTGCCGCGTCTGCATTGACCGGAAAGATCACCGATCCACGAACCCTGTCCATGGAGTACCCGAAGTTTGAAGAGCCGGAAAGGATACGGTTGAATACGGAGGCTCTGATGCCTCCGGGCAATCCGGACTCCAGGCCAAATCTTATACAGGGCCCCAATATTGTTCCTATCCCTCTCTTTCCCGCCCTTCCTGACACTCTGGATATTCCAGTCCTGCTGAAAGTTGGCGGGGATATTTCCACCGATGAAATTATGCCGGCTGGAGCCCGTGTTCTCCCCTTCCGCAGTAACATTCCTGAAATCAGCCGGTTTGTCTTTGAGGGTGTTGACTCTACCTTTTATGAACGAGCCATGGATCACCAGGAAACCGGCTTCTGCCTGGTTGCCGGAACCAACTATGGTCAGGGTTCCAGTCGTGAACATGCCTCGCTCGCCCCCCGATTTCTCGGTCTTCGTGTTGTCCTGGCTCGAAGCTTCGCCCGAATCCACAGGAAAAACCTGATCAACTTCGGAATCCTTCCCCTCACATTCATCGAGAATTCTGATTACGACCGATTGGATCGAGGACACCGCTTCCGGCTAACAGATCTTCATCGCCACGTAAGGGAAGGTGACCGGATCGAGGGAAAAATCGAGGGAAAAATGTCTCCATTGCGACTTCGCATCGATCTCAGCCCCCGGGAACGGAAGACCGTTATGGCGGGCGGTCTGATCAATCTCACGCGAGGGGCAAAAACGCATCCTCCCTCCAACCCTGGAAAGGAGGAATCATGA